The following are encoded together in the Syngnathus typhle isolate RoL2023-S1 ecotype Sweden linkage group LG5, RoL_Styp_1.0, whole genome shotgun sequence genome:
- the mpeg1.1 gene encoding macrophage expressed 1, tandem duplicate 1, protein MRAPATLLALSLLQVCLSVPVSRPTNWLRQCRTSTNFSITALEVLPGGGWDNLRNMDMGRVTNLSYFHCQTTEDGLYFIPDEVFVIPHKETGVETNSEIISSWQEQQSSTSRGINADASFFSLLNGKFSTENQRMKIHQVKDSSTTTRVQVRNLLYTVRAYPDFSLDSRFAQQAKEIADAIENNQTRNANYLSEKMVLEYGTHVITSVDAGATLVEEDYLRSSYLSDKTSDSSAIKASAGLNFFDKLKFDISSQSVQQSSSIQTYQSNIQYSLIESHGSIPFYPGITLQKWQENTRNNLVAIDRLGLVLPYFINVNTFPDLPQPTVNKVANSVSKAIERYYKVNTRPGCVDINSQNFNFQANIDDASCDGPVTNLSFGGVYQKCIPLSQNAGPLCDTLAQKNLDTGDFSCRAPYSPTLLRSEVRQQAYSVYECHDERYRCGIFHWSHCHRQVCQDNSYVRSARINTYWCSVSGEAPENSGYLFGGIYSPSLLNPITNSKTCPRNYLPQKFLSDGQVICLSKDYEAGTKYAVPFAGFFSCESNNPLAGQQRRCPPKFSQHLAAVSDGCEILYCVQSGLFTGGELLPIHLPPFTRPPLLTVKATNTVMVMTEGENSWVRVGNTKTWKLAEPKDVQSILRSFNQNQSQMSGGEKAGVAFAVIAMVALVLVGVVFVKRRLSRMTLSRGYTEIRQEEPVDEEDETPILQNNA, encoded by the exons ATGAGGGCACCTGCGACTCTCctggctctctctctcctccaagTTTGTTTGTCGGTTCCCGTCAGCCGTCCGACCAACTGGCTACGACAATGTCGAACCTCCACTAATTTCTCAATCACAGCCCTGGAAGTTCTTCCGGGCGGAGGCTGGGATAACCTACGGAACATGGATATGGGTCGGGTCACAAACCTCAGTTATTTCCATTGCCAGACCACCGAGGACGGACTCTACTTCATACCAGATGAAGTTTTTGTCATACCCCACAAGGAGACAGGAGTGGAGACCAACTCTGAGATAATCAGCTCCTGGCAGGAACAGCAAAGCTCGACGTCTCGGGGTATAAATGCCGATGCGTCATTCTTTTCTCTGCTGAATGGTAAATTCTCGACTGAGAACCAGAGGATGAAAATCCATCAGGTCAAAGACTCTTCAACCACAACCAGAGTGCAG GTTCGCAATCTCCTCTACACAGTTCGGGCTTATCCGGACTTCAGTCTCGATTCCCGTTTTGCTCAGCAAGCCAAGGAGATAGCGGATGCAATTGAAAACAACCAAACAAGGAATGCAAACTACCTCTCAGAGAAGATGGTGTTGGAATACGGTACCCACGTGATCACCAGTGTCGACGCTGGGGCTACGTTGGTGGAAGAGGACTACTTGCGTTCCTCGTATCTGTCGGACAAAACGTCGGATAGTTCTGCCATCAAAGCCTCGGCTGGACTCAACTTTTTTGACAAACTCAAGTTTGACATCAGTAGCCAAAGCGTCCAACAGAGCTCATCAATCCAGACATATCAGTCAAACATTCAGTATTCGCTCATTGAAAGCCACGGCAGTATACCTTTCTACCCGGGGATCACTCTGCAAAAGTGGCAAGAAAATACCAGAAACAACCTGGTTGCAATTGATCGCTTAGGATTAGTCCTGCCCTACTTCATAAATGTCAATACTTTCCCTGATCTGCCACAGCCTACTGTCAACAAAGTGGCCAATTCTGTCAGCAAAGCCATAGAGCGTTATTACAAGGTCAACACTCGCCCTGGGTGCGTTGACATCAACTCCCAGAACTTCAACTTTCAAGCAAACATCGACGACGCTTCATGCGACGGCCCCGTAACAAACCTCAGTTTTGGCGGCGTCTACCAAAAATGTATTCCTCTTTCCCAAAATGCAGGACCACTGTGTGACACTCTGGCTCAGAAAAATTTGGATACAGGTGACTTCTCCTGTCGAGCACCTTACTCGCCTACTTTACTGAGATCAGAGGTGAGACAGCAAGCTTACAGCGTATACGAATGTCATGATGAGAGATACCGATGCGGGATCTTTCACTGGTCCCACTGTCATCGTCAAGTTTGTCAGGACAACTCGTACGTCCGCTCGGCTCGCATAAACACCTACTGGTGTTCGGTCAGTGGCGAGGCTCCGGAAAACTCCGGGTATCTCTTTGGAGGGATCTACAGCCCTTCCCTCTTGAACCCTATCACCAACTCTAAAACCTGCCCAAGAAATTATTTGCCTCAAAAGTTTCTTTCAGACGGTCAAGTGATTTGTTTGAGCAAGGACTACGAGGCTGGCACAAAATATGCCGTACCATTCGCAGGCTTCTTCAGCTGTGAGTCAAACAACCCCTTGGCGGGGCAACAACGTCGCTGCCCCCCCAAGTTTAGTCAACATCTTGCCGCCGTCAGCGATGGTTGTGAAATCCTTTACTGTGTCCAGTCGGGATTATTCACAGGCGGGGAGCTTCTTCCAATCCATCTCCCTCCTTTTACTAGGCCACCGCTCCTTACTGTAAAAGCCACCAACACAGTAATGGTGATGACTGAAGGTGAAAATAGCTGGGTAAGAGTCGGAAACACCAAGACCTGGAAACTTGCAGAACCCAAAGATGTTCAGAGCATTTTAAGAAGCTTTAACCAGAACCAGAGTCAGATGTCCGGCGGAGAAAAGGCAGGGGTAGCATTTGCCGTGATAGCCATGGTAGCTCTGGTGCTCGTGGGAGTCGTCTTTGTCAAAAGAAGACTGTCCAGGATGACCTTAAGCAGAGGTTACACAGAAATACGGCAAGAAGAGCCCGTAGACGAAGAAGATGAGACACCGATTCTGCAAAACAATGCATGA